One Aegilops tauschii subsp. strangulata cultivar AL8/78 chromosome 2, Aet v6.0, whole genome shotgun sequence genomic window, TACATATACAATAAAATTGCTTGGAAGGGGAAGGGAGGTTGCATTCAGTCGTTCGTCGTGTTACAATTGGTCATGAAGGCtgtagattttttttttttgagtaCATGAAGCTGTAGAATTAACACACATATTTTCATCTGAGTCCATCTTTGCCAGCGTACGTGCCCTTTCTTCCACCGCGTGTGTCACACCGCTTTCTTCCTGGCCTCCTTGGCGCGGCCCATTTTGCGGATACCGAGGGACATGCCGAGGACGTACCCATCGACGAGGGGCTCAGGCACCACAGAGAAGAGGAACCACAGGAGGGCGTGCGGCCAATAGGGCGCGCACCGAGGCTCGTACCCAATGTAGCGCACGGCGGCGCGGGCATACGTCTCCGGCGACGGGGCGAACAGGGACGCCTGCCTGATCGAGGCCATCTTGGTCGCCACGTACATGGGTACCTGCCCAAATAGGAGAGATTCATTCAGTTTGACGGATGATCTGACACTGATAAGTTCATAGCTCCTGATTATTACTTCCTTGGACCAAACAGTAGGATTTGCGGTGAACTGACACTAATTGAGTGCTCCTACTGTTTCTACACGTCATGATTCCGGTTTCTTGTTTTTTTTTAGTTGATTTCGGTTTCTTGTTGAACTAGCTCGCGCCCATGCATCAGTATCTGTCTATTGCACGATCCAGTACAGGTCTACAACTATGTGAACTAACTCATGCCACAATGAGAAAATCCATGTGTTCGTTGGGAGGGCCAGCAAAGACTTGTAACTGGTGGGGTGGTagatcataaaaataccaaaatactACTGTATCATTTGTATTTCTCTAAATATACGTGAACATCACGATGCCTGACATGCAAAATAACGGAGATAACAGAAACGCAACAGCCCTCTACAAGAGTGATTAGCTAGTAGGAGTACCTGGCATTGCACATCGATGCCTTTGTTCTTGTACTCAACATATAGGCTTCGCGAGAATTGATCAGCATACCTGAGAAATTGGGAACACATTAGTTTCATTACCTGTTCTCAGAAATAGTTGAGTTCAAACAACAGAAAACACTATCACTGTGCCTCACGAGTGGTTATGTAACTTTCTTCCGAGCATGCACGCACACATACTTCTTGTGAGTTTGTATTTAGTTACAATCTATAATCAACTTTTTGAAACAAATAAATGCATGTTGTATAATCTAGAGAAACCAGTGACTTGCAAACAAAAAATATAGAGAAATGAAATATCATCTTTGTACTACCTATCCTAGTGTGTGCAATTTGTACCTTTACAGTTGCAAATGATGTAATCGTTTTGGTATCACTGTGAATAATGAAAGACGGTGTGTTACCTACGGTCTGCAGATTTGAGCAGAGTCAAATTGCCATATTTTCTTTAAAGTAATTTTGTTTTATAAATCAAGGGTTAATTTACTCATTACTGGCCTCATTGCCATCGAAGTTTCTTACCCCAGGGATGTGCCTTATTTAGAACGGAAACAGTAAATATGAGGAAATTCAGCATGTGTTTACATTATGCTTATAGAAAGGTTTGGAGATAAAATTGGTGAGACAGAAATTTTTAGTTCTAAGAACTCATGTAATTATTTTCCAATATATGTTATGTGGCCTCCGAGTCTAACCGTGGACTTGGCATGTCGGGAGGGAGAAAAGTGGTTAATGGAACAAAATGTGAATAATACATGCCATGATTGTATGAAGATAAAGATAATTTGAAATCAGTTAACACTTGGCTTACTTATGTGGCACACTATCGTTATTGAGCACATATCAAGCAAATCAGATGAAATATGCTATTGATTCGAATAAATGTCGGTTCCTACTTACGTATGATGTGATTTATGTTGATAACACAAGGAACAAAAACCTAGAACGAGTGAACGACATCCTCCTCTTAACGGACTTCATAATCAAGATTTTTCTTAGGCGAATCACTTCGTAATCAAGGTTAAAATGCACTCTTTTTAAGTTTGTGCATTCATATTAAACTCCTATAGCAAGAATGAAACTAACTTCAGAAGTGGTTCAAGGACAGGGCCGAGCGGTACTCACGCCTTGGTGGCGGCGTAGACAGTGTAGAGCGGGGTGGACGGCATCAAAGTGCCAATGAATACTCAATTTTAGAATTTATCCATCTTTCTTACCCCTGAGATGTGCCTTATTTAGAATGAAAACAATAAATATGAGGAAAATTAGTATGTGTTTACATTATGCTTACAGAAAAGTTTGGAGATAAAATTGGTGAGatatattttttatttctaaGACAATTTGTGTAATTATTTTCCAATATAAGTTACGTGGCCTCCGAGTCTAACCGTGGGCTTGACATGTCAGGAGAGAGAAAAGTGGTTAATGGGACAAAATATGGAATAATACATACCATGAATGCGTATAGAGATAATTTGAAATCGGTTAACAGTCAGCTTACTTATATGTGACACACTATCGGAGTACTGAACACATGTCAAGCAAATTAGATGAATTATGCAACTGACAGGCCGAGCAGTACTCACGCCTTGGTGGCGGCGTAGACGGTGTAGAGCGGGGTGGACGGCATGATGGAGGCGGCGCCGGACCCGATGTTCACCACGGCGCCGCGCTTGCGCTCCACCATGCCAGGGAGCACGGCGTGCGTCACCCGGGTGACGGCCTCGACGTTGAGGCGTATGAGGTTCCTCCTGAGCTCCTCGTCCACCTCGTGGAAGTAGCGCGCGTACGGGTAGCCCTGCCCCGCATTGTTGACGAGCACGCCGACGTCGAGCCCCCGGATGGACTCCGCCAGCGCGGCCACGTTGGCGGCGAGCCCGTCGGCGGCGAAGTCGATGACGAAGGTGCGCACCTCGACGCCGGGGAACCTGGCCCTGACCTCCTTGGAGACCGCGGCGAGCTTGTCGGGGCTGCGGCCGACGAGGACGAGgccgagcccggcggcggcgagctcgaAGGCCAGCGCGCGGCCGATGCCGTCCGTGGCGCCCGTGACGACGGCCCAGGCGCCGTAGCGGCGGCGCAGCGGCTTGGCGGGGCGGAGGAAGGCCGCGTAGAGCCACAGCGCGAGGCGCG contains:
- the LOC109766544 gene encoding very-long-chain 3-oxoacyl-CoA reductase 1, whose product is MAVDRTIAQLELHTSPLPTSLTVAAAYTRSLPSHRMAGARAQPAWAQALAAVGLLVASRAATRLALWLYAAFLRPAKPLRRRYGAWAVVTGATDGIGRALAFELAAAGLGLVLVGRSPDKLAAVSKEVRARFPGVEVRTFVIDFAADGLAANVAALAESIRGLDVGVLVNNAGQGYPYARYFHEVDEELRRNLIRLNVEAVTRVTHAVLPGMVERKRGAVVNIGSGAASIMPSTPLYTVYAATKAYADQFSRSLYVEYKNKGIDVQCQVPMYVATKMASIRQASLFAPSPETYARAAVRYIGYEPRCAPYWPHALLWFLFSVVPEPLVDGYVLGMSLGIRKMGRAKEARKKAV